The Kineococcus mangrovi genome includes a window with the following:
- a CDS encoding cation:proton antiporter regulatory subunit, giving the protein MDLEETKLPGVGLRHDFTTARGRRIGVISTRGGERELLVYSQDDPDACHAVIDLDGDEAEVLAELLGQPRVIERLARLREQIEGLATEGIYLEDTSPYVGKTLGDAAIRSRTGASVVALVRAGEVVPSPAPSQEFATGDKIVVVGTQEGVRATAELLQNG; this is encoded by the coding sequence GTGGACCTGGAAGAGACCAAGCTGCCCGGCGTCGGGCTGCGGCACGACTTCACCACCGCGCGCGGCCGCCGCATCGGCGTGATCTCCACCCGTGGCGGCGAGCGCGAGCTGCTCGTCTACTCCCAGGACGATCCCGACGCCTGCCACGCCGTGATCGACCTCGACGGCGACGAGGCCGAGGTGCTGGCGGAGCTGCTCGGGCAGCCGCGCGTCATCGAGCGCCTGGCCCGCCTGCGCGAGCAGATCGAGGGTCTGGCCACCGAGGGCATCTACCTCGAGGACACCTCGCCCTACGTCGGCAAGACCCTGGGGGACGCGGCGATCCGCAGCCGCACGGGTGCCTCCGTCGTCGCGCTCGTGCGCGCCGGGGAGGTCGTCCCCTCGCCCGCGCCGTCCCAGGAGTTCGCCACCGGTGACAAGATCGTCGTCGTCGGGACCCAGGAAGGGGTCCGCGCGACGGCGGAACTGCTGCAGAACGGCTGA
- a CDS encoding ABC transporter ATP-binding protein, translating to MATVTFDKATRIYPGGDKAAVDALDLHVEDGEFLVLVGPSGCGKSTSLRMLAGLEDVNGGRILIGDRDVTTVPPKDRDIAMVFQNYALYPHMTVADNMGFALKIAGTPKDEIKRRVQEAAKILDLEQYLTRKPKALSGGQRQRVAMGRAIVRQPQVFLMDEPLSNLDAKLRVQTRTQIASLQRRLAVTTVYVTHDQVEAMTMGDRVAVLKDGLLQQVDTPRRMYDHPNNVFVAGFIGSPAMNLLTLDATDGGLKLGDTLHPVERSVLSGTGDKVTLGVRPEDLELSTSGLPVQVDVVEELGADAYIYGSLAQAGGEAHQVIARVDGRRPPEKGSTVHFTPKQGHVHLFDVTSGERLGA from the coding sequence ATGGCTACGGTCACGTTCGACAAGGCGACGCGCATCTACCCCGGCGGCGACAAGGCCGCCGTCGACGCCCTGGACCTGCACGTCGAGGACGGCGAGTTCCTCGTCCTCGTCGGCCCCTCCGGCTGCGGCAAGTCGACCTCCCTGCGCATGCTCGCCGGTCTCGAGGACGTCAACGGCGGACGCATCCTCATCGGTGACCGCGACGTCACGACGGTCCCGCCGAAGGACCGCGACATCGCGATGGTGTTCCAGAACTACGCGCTCTACCCGCACATGACGGTCGCCGACAACATGGGCTTCGCGCTCAAGATCGCCGGCACCCCCAAGGACGAGATCAAGCGCCGCGTGCAGGAGGCGGCCAAGATCCTCGACCTCGAGCAGTACCTGACCCGCAAGCCGAAGGCCCTCTCCGGTGGTCAGCGCCAGCGCGTCGCCATGGGCCGCGCGATCGTGCGTCAGCCGCAGGTCTTCCTCATGGACGAGCCGCTGTCGAACCTCGACGCCAAGCTCCGCGTCCAGACGCGCACCCAGATCGCCTCGCTGCAGCGCCGCCTGGCCGTCACGACGGTCTACGTCACGCACGACCAGGTCGAGGCCATGACGATGGGCGACCGCGTCGCGGTCCTCAAGGACGGTCTGCTGCAGCAGGTCGACACCCCGCGGCGCATGTACGACCACCCGAACAACGTCTTCGTCGCCGGCTTCATCGGCTCCCCGGCCATGAACCTGCTGACGCTCGACGCGACCGACGGCGGCCTCAAGCTCGGTGACACCCTGCACCCGGTGGAGCGCTCGGTCCTGTCCGGCACGGGCGACAAGGTCACCCTGGGGGTCCGGCCCGAGGACCTGGAGCTGTCCACCTCGGGCCTGCCGGTCCAGGTCGACGTCGTCGAGGAGCTCGGCGCCGACGCCTACATCTACGGTTCGCTCGCGCAGGCCGGTGGCGAGGCCCACCAGGTCATCGCGCGCGTCGACGGTCGCCGTCCCCCGGAGAAGGGCTCGACGGTCCACTTCACGCCCAAGCAGGGCCACGTCCACCTGTTCGACGTGACCAGCGGTGAGCGCCTCGGCGCCTGA